A window of Glycine soja cultivar W05 chromosome 2, ASM419377v2, whole genome shotgun sequence genomic DNA:
atatatttatataaagagagcctaaataaataaattaaagaataaaagggAGGTATGAATCCATGATTAAACACTGCATGTGCATGGGGGGGAAAAACAAAATAGTAAGAGAAACAATAGGTAGAAATTAAATCTAGCTAACCTCTCTTGATTATTATCTGTGGACTTATAGCTGGGAATTGGAACACGTCCAGACTCTATATGCCTAAGGTCCTCCAAAAGGATTTCATAGTGTCTCTTCACTTCCTCAGCCGATTTATCACCAACCACTTTTGCTATGTTTTGCCATCGATCTGGGGTGTCTTGATCATACAAGGCAAGTGCGCTTTCGAATTGCTTGTTCTGCATGCGTGTCCAAGAGGAAAAAATTTCCTTGTTATTGTTGTGGGAGTTTGAAGCCATGAGTTAATTAGTTAGCTCACTGGAGGTGTTGTAATCTCAGGTAGGTAGAAATAATGGAAGGTTTTGTTTCTATGCAATTTTGAATTAGGGGACAAA
This region includes:
- the LOC114398510 gene encoding protein RADIALIS-like 3, giving the protein MASNSHNNNKEIFSSWTRMQNKQFESALALYDQDTPDRWQNIAKVVGDKSAEEVKRHYEILLEDLRHIESGRVPIPSYKSTDNNQERPLKCLNQH